The stretch of DNA aaaatcaagtccacatggacgctaaattatacacgtccactaaaaactacttgtgttttggtgaattAGTCATTGTTAACTACCAAACActtttaacctcatcatatcccctaaaaaccTAAGCATAAAACCGTTCATTATATCATATACTAAAACCACTTAAAGAGATGATATATTGTAAAGAAGAAGTATCATTTAAGAGTCTTTTTTCTGCACTAACCTTAATATAACCTCAAACCCTTTGAAATCGGCTTGAAACCATTTTGTGACAGCAACTATACTCGGTGATGGAGTTTGATTCTCTTGACTCAAATTCTTCTGATGGGTCACACTCCATCAGATATTTTTCGTACATACATCGAATGAAGCTTCTAAAACCCAATGGGCCTACATTTCAATAAATAGAGATAAACGCTAGAGGGATCCAAATTTATCGTCTTCAGTATAGATCAGATTACCTGTTATGGTACGAGAGAAGTTAGTTTTACTTGAAGCAAAGAATCTGTCGTGTGGTGGACACGATCCTCTGTTAACGTTCTTACTCCAACACTCAAAGACACCAATatgcttcttccttttttaccttttcaaaTACACTTTTTTGATGGATGGATTTAGATCAGATCTTACTTATAGTACCGAAGAATCAATTGATTCCTCAAAATttgatgaaagaagaaaaaataacaatgaaGACTACAATGAATTGTTGTATTAACAAATCAATTACACACAAAGAATACGAATTAGTATTCTTAACTAGGTGTTAAAAAAACCTAGCCTTCAACTCTGTTTTTATAACACTCACGTCACCTGACGGTAACCCAATCCCCTTCGACAGACCAATCAGGTAACGATTCACTAACCAAACTCCCAAGTCTCTTCACCGGAGAATCCGACGGCGTGTGAGAATCCGATGACATTAATTCCCAATCGGGAAATTCGAATGGACACTTTGGTGACGTCGGTGCTTCTTCCTCCTTCACCTTCAAAACATAGTCTTCTCGTTGGTCGTGCTCATCACAATCAACGTCTACGAACGGATGGTTCAAAAGCATCTCAACCGTCCATCTTTTCTCGGGATCTTTGACAAAACACTTAGACAAGAAATCTTTTCCTTCTTCCGACAAGAACTCTGGGATCATCGGTGACTCACCGCCGGCACCGATACGTAACAAAAGCGACATGAAGTGTGATCCTTCTTTCACACTCCACGCCGTTTTGCCACTAATCATCTCAACTACAGCGCATCCTAACGCCCACACGTCAGCCGCTGATCCATACTCGTTATAGTTAACAGATTCCGGCGCCATATATAACGGCGTCCCTCTAATCTCAACCCCTTCTTTTGACGGCGTTAAAACTCCGTCAACTCTTCTCGCCAATCCGAAATCGGCTATTTTAACGGCGCCGTCGTTAAACAACAGAATATTCCCGAGTTTTATATCGCAGTGAGCAAACCCTTTCGCGTGGACGTGACGTAACCCTCTGAGCACCGATCCCGTGTGGCGGCGTACGGTGGATTCCGGTAAACCCTCACCGCCTAGTTTCTTCAATTGTGTCGCTAAACTTCCTCTCGAAGCGTACTCTAGCAACAAGTTATGTAACTTCTCTCCGTTCTCCACCGTTCGCTCCTCGCCGTAGCACCGTACGATCTCAGGGCAATCACCGAGCGAATCCAACACTGATTTCTCGTTAGAAAGAGAAGCGGCGCCATAAGAATCCGACGATTTCACGGCGATAAGCCTCGGAAACTCACCGGAATCTTTACTAATATTCGTCGCTACACTTACAGTAGAAAACGTTCCGAACCCTATTGTATCTCCACGAACCCACTCCATTGAGACAAAAAGCTTCTGAGATTATGAAGAACTATATGATGTGTGGATGAGAGAATTGTAAAGAAAGGTTTCGTTTTTATAAGATTGGAACAatgagattttagggttttaagaaagtttccttttttctttaggATTGGATTCACCGATTCAGAATTGGAATGGGAATTGAAGTATATTAGCAAACAGAGAGATACAGAGCATGTAGCTCGTGACTGTTTATTGTGCCTTATAGCGCAACTTCTTCATTATatactaaaaattttattattaattttttagatgttgataattattaattatatctcaaagtttaaatttttgagataataaaatttaatgcaCGTGATGAGAGAGTGGACATTTGATTTTTCATTGTTGGGCTgctaaaattaaaaaggaaattaaataaCGAAATATATCTATTAAATTGGGAAATAAATAGTATCGCACGACTTTGGACTTTGGAGTTTGAGACTTTACAAAATCTTGATATATTTAGTTTACTAATAACCAACATTATACAGTAAAATCTAAATAGAAATATTTGTTTCTCACCTAGACATATATAGCTTAATAGTTTACATAGTAACTACTAGTACCAAATAtgtaaattcgaataataatatGTGTTATTAACTGaaaggaaaaaattattttatgaatAATGGTGTAAATTGGGATTTGACATCGAGAAATTTGATAGTAAATCTTTAATTAAATCTTAACCGTGAACTAATTAACCAATTAATGACGATcaatattaattacttatataatcatatagttAGAACTTCTTTCAAGGGCCGTTGATgatataaaaattgtaaaaattgcAAGTTGGGGTTTGTAATGTTTGGTTGGTCAATCCAAAGTATCAAATTCTTTCTCCATTTAGTAACGTTTTTGCATTTCCTCATAGTTTACGGATATTCTTAGAGCAGCTGCAATTTGCATGCTTATTTTCGAATAGTTTAATGTTtctctgttaaaaaaaaaactaaacttataTTGATAGATGAGAAAAATGCTGAATACAATGAAGTTGTCACATGTGAATTCTACtatagtttgttttttatttgttttcttaccaaattccaataacaattcaacagatttttgtttgtccaaaaaaaaaaaaaattcaacagaTTTTTATGCTTCAATATATGACTTTATCCGACAACTCTTCCAAACACCATTCTTTTTGCGAATATTTTATTAGTCACGACTTTACGATGAACTTTACTTTTTATCGCTATAAAAATGCTTGATATAGAAGTTTTCACAACAACTTGCTTGGCCGTCCAAGTTTTGAGGTCGTTATGGGCATGATTGCATTAGAATCATCGAAAAATAATACTCTATCATTTGTTTTGATAAATACTTAATTTCATAAGTCCCTTTGCGTCatgatttcgattttttttccgTATCTAATTCATATCTAACGTTAGAAAAATCTTATTACAAGTACAGTTTTGTTACAATAACTCAGATAGTGTAGTATATATAAACGATATTTTGATATTGCTCATCTATACACTTAAGCGTTTGCACATAGTTTACTTAATAGCGCTGATATTGTTTACTTCTCTTCTTTTGGATCAGAAGGTTGCGAGATTGTCTTGAAATAAATTGCGGCGCAACTCACAACTCTAGAATATAAAAGAATAGtgataactaaaataaataaaataatagtggCCAAGAAACGGCAAAGAAGTGCTTCACAGTGaagtttagtttcttttctttctttattgtcGGAATCAGCAGACCTGAAGTCTTCGATTCCAAACAGAGTAACAGACTTTCGCAAGTTGCGGCTCCTCTTAAAAACATACATAAATCTATAATATTATCATATGATTTGTTTCACCCATTTTTTAGTGCTATtagtgaaaataaaaaagagataacAGACATTAACGGAACCTGACGATGACGAACGCACAAAGGTCAAGAGTTGCAGTAACACGAGTTTTGATGAAAGTGAAGTTAGTATATCCTTAATTACTTAGCCGCCACTCCGTCACCCTCACATGTTCGCATGTTCTTCccaccattttttattttatttccttctattcaatttatttgtttcctaGATTTTCTTGCATAATAAGTATTACTATTACTATTCTTCTAACAAATATCTTCCtcgataatatatatagatattcttTTCTCTGTATGAATGGATAAAGATCTTGCGACTTGCGagctctttttttctttttttggttttgataccATGAACCAATCACATACTccgatttttcttttcttttcttctttcggCTACTTTATCCTATAGTTTATACTTTTTCCCTATCTGCTTAAATTTATTTCTGTTGCAAGATTTCTATGATTCTTCTGTATCCTACACATTATAGAGTCTTCAACCGTCGCTTGCTATTAACGCATGATTATTGTTATATGTCAgctttcactatatatatatatgactttgcTTATGGTATATGCATATCGACCATTagtttcagaagaaaaaaaattattcaaatggTATCATCCCAATTGTGTTTCGTAAAATAAATACAGTCTTAAAGGTTGGAACTcgatcatcaaaaaaaaaaaccccttttCTCCCAGACACGAGAATTGAGACACTTTCACCACCGCTTTTCTCCGATGCCGGCGAAGGAAAACTTTGCTGGCGTCGGGACACAACTCGATCGCTCCCTCTCGTTTATTGCTCTCTTtggttcttctttttattttatctagTTTTTCTTAAGTTCTCAATCTCTATTAACCCCTCTCGACCCCTCACCAACACCATGCACCAATTAGCCGATTCTAAATCCAAGGAGGCCAGCGTTTGGCCGGAGTTTCGCAGCTCTTACTCGCTACCCACCTCTTTCCTGGAAAAGGTATCAAAAGATCCAGCAACCTTCAGATCTAGGTTCTCATCTCACCAAGAAGAGATCTCAGACCAAGTAGGGACGATGGCAGGAGCAAATCCTC from Camelina sativa cultivar DH55 chromosome 9, Cs, whole genome shotgun sequence encodes:
- the LOC104711571 gene encoding mitogen-activated protein kinase kinase kinase NPK1-like; this translates as MEWVRGDTIGFGTFSTVSVATNISKDSGEFPRLIAVKSSDSYGAASLSNEKSVLDSLGDCPEIVRCYGEERTVENGEKLHNLLLEYASRGSLATQLKKLGGEGLPESTVRRHTGSVLRGLRHVHAKGFAHCDIKLGNILLFNDGAVKIADFGLARRVDGVLTPSKEGVEIRGTPLYMAPESVNYNEYGSAADVWALGCAVVEMISGKTAWSVKEGSHFMSLLLRIGAGGESPMIPEFLSEEGKDFLSKCFVKDPEKRWTVEMLLNHPFVDVDCDEHDQREDYVLKVKEEEAPTSPKCPFEFPDWELMSSDSHTPSDSPVKRLGSLVSESLPDWSVEGDWVTVR